In bacterium, the following proteins share a genomic window:
- a CDS encoding PrsW family intramembrane metalloprotease — translation MPPLTIAARAVVACLPVLLFLTTLVLLDTFRLVRRRRVAVALAAGGVTALATYFVNTWLLDLTDLPSWRFAVLVAPLVEETAKGAYVAWLIATRRAGFLVDTAILGFAVGAGFAIVENVYYLSQLPDAPLLVWAVRGLGTAIMHGGVTALLGLMVQAFGERRGAGSGRPWLGALLVAALLHAMFNRFMVQPLVATALTLAILPVAMTAAWRFGERRLRRWLGRGFDLDSELLALIRDGQVSGTPVGLYLQSLRDGFRADTVADMLCLLRLQCELSLRAKGTLLLREQGFEPAHDPELAARLAELRWLEKSVGRAGLLALRPLARWRGTDAWQRHLLEEQASPAPARAS, via the coding sequence ATGCCGCCGCTGACGATTGCCGCGCGCGCCGTTGTCGCCTGCCTTCCCGTCCTGCTCTTCCTGACGACACTCGTCCTGCTCGACACGTTCCGCCTGGTGCGCCGCCGCCGCGTGGCCGTCGCACTGGCCGCAGGCGGCGTCACGGCACTGGCCACGTACTTCGTGAACACCTGGCTCCTGGACCTGACCGACCTGCCGTCCTGGCGCTTCGCCGTGCTGGTGGCGCCGCTGGTCGAGGAGACGGCCAAGGGCGCCTATGTGGCCTGGCTCATCGCCACGCGCCGCGCCGGTTTCCTGGTCGACACGGCGATCCTGGGCTTCGCCGTCGGCGCCGGTTTCGCGATCGTCGAGAACGTGTACTACCTGAGTCAACTGCCCGACGCGCCACTGCTGGTCTGGGCCGTGCGCGGCCTCGGCACCGCGATCATGCACGGCGGCGTCACGGCGCTGCTGGGGCTGATGGTGCAGGCCTTCGGGGAACGGCGCGGGGCCGGCTCGGGCCGTCCCTGGCTGGGGGCACTGCTTGTCGCGGCGCTGCTCCACGCGATGTTCAACCGCTTCATGGTCCAGCCCCTCGTTGCCACGGCCCTGACGCTGGCGATCCTGCCGGTCGCGATGACCGCCGCCTGGCGCTTCGGCGAGCGGCGCCTGCGGCGCTGGCTCGGGCGCGGCTTCGATCTCGACAGCGAGTTGCTCGCGCTCATCCGCGACGGGCAGGTTTCCGGCACGCCGGTCGGCCTCTATCTGCAGTCGCTGCGTGACGGCTTCCGCGCGGACACCGTGGCGGACATGCTGTGTCTGCTGCGCCTGCAGTGCGAACTGAGCCTGCGGGCCAAGGGCACGCTGCTGCTGCGCGAGCAGGGTTTCGAGCCGGCGCACGATCCCGAACTGGCGGCCCGGCTGGCCGAACTGCGCTGGCTGGAGAAGTCGGTCGGACGCGCCGGCCTCCTGGCGCTGCGCCCGCTGGCCCGCTGGCGCGGCACCGATGCCTGGCAGCGCCACCTGCTCGAGGAGCAGGCCTCGCCGGCGCCCGCTCGCGCCAGCTAG
- a CDS encoding STAS domain-containing protein, translating to MFAIGWHDNGSVRLEGRLDAASAPQAREFLADVQGRCRLDFTRLDYIASAGLGILVAVQRRLRDGGGGLVLAGLSPHLREVLGLAGFEGIFEFE from the coding sequence ATGTTCGCCATCGGCTGGCACGACAACGGCTCGGTGCGCCTTGAAGGGCGTCTCGACGCGGCCAGCGCGCCGCAGGCCCGCGAGTTCCTCGCCGACGTCCAGGGGCGCTGCCGCCTGGACTTCACCCGGCTCGACTACATCGCCAGTGCGGGCCTGGGCATCCTGGTGGCCGTCCAGCGCCGGTTGCGCGACGGCGGCGGTGGCCTGGTGCTGGCCGGGCTCAGCCCGCACCTGCGGGAAGTGCTGGGGCTGGCCGGCTTCGAGGGCATCTTTGAATTCGAATAG
- a CDS encoding Rrf2 family transcriptional regulator: MFRVTRAEEQAVRLVMRMAHMGGQVTLGDLADAENLPEPTVAKLLGMLRRGGVVDALRGRYGGYVLAGKPESISAAQIIYSVSGDPVAGFPCGESADSPDCPRNNNCGLRPVWQHLEGRLTEVLNQTTVADLLKKEDVATKDLNRLWPLTGE; this comes from the coding sequence ATGTTCCGCGTGACGAGGGCCGAAGAGCAGGCCGTCCGCCTGGTCATGCGCATGGCGCATATGGGAGGGCAGGTCACGCTCGGTGACCTGGCCGACGCCGAGAACCTGCCGGAGCCCACCGTCGCCAAGCTGCTCGGCATGCTGCGACGCGGCGGCGTGGTCGACGCCCTGCGCGGCCGCTACGGCGGTTACGTGCTGGCCGGCAAGCCCGAGTCCATCTCCGCCGCGCAGATCATCTACTCGGTCAGCGGTGACCCGGTGGCCGGGTTCCCCTGCGGCGAGAGCGCGGACTCGCCCGACTGCCCGCGCAACAACAACTGCGGCCTGCGCCCGGTGTGGCAGCATCTCGAGGGCCGCCTGACCGAAGTCCTGAACCAGACGACGGTGGCCGATCTCCTGAAGAAGGAAGACGTGGCCACGAAGGACCTCAATCGACTGTGGCCGCTGACCGGGGAGTGA
- a CDS encoding response regulator, translated as MLGADPSHDIRTARLLASRATPGNFAYVACTLLVGALIAIWRENAALWGALLVLQGALGFHRRSLCRHFESRYPRDPVQWSRDFRLTSLGLAMTWGLLAVFCMQRYGVGSELVLVLLVTTGLGGGVISALSADLPLVVPVLVTILGLPALASLALPPPQDLQLSVMFVIYLAYGLSQARIQNRQFRSELAAADLLESRSRELAVAKHQAEAASEAKSLFLANMSHEIRTPINGLLGMTELALGTGMTPEQREYLELARHSGRNLLALVNDLLDFSRIEAGKLELDPQDTDVRNLVGRAVDALVVGNAGVHVPVTWKVDESVPAHCRLDPHRLRQVFTNLIGNAIKFTRTGSIDVRVRAEARDDGGCWLVGEVEDTGIGIAADKIEAIFGKFAQADSSFAREFGGAGLGLAITRQLVELMGGSISVRSTPGSGSTFSFRVAAGAARRQAEDAPEAAAAAAANGFDILVVEDNVVNSRFVEKLLERRGHRVQVAANGRLGVEASAAANFDLILMDVQMPEMDGLAATRAIRERECRTGVHAPIVALTAHASSEDRERCMAAGMDDYLTKPLRVPLLDAILEQLTELRDGVAV; from the coding sequence ATGCTCGGCGCCGACCCCAGCCATGACATAAGGACAGCGCGGCTGCTGGCGAGTCGCGCCACTCCGGGCAATTTCGCCTATGTCGCCTGCACGTTGCTGGTGGGCGCACTGATCGCGATCTGGCGCGAGAACGCCGCCTTGTGGGGCGCACTGCTGGTGCTGCAGGGTGCGCTCGGTTTCCATCGCCGGTCGCTGTGCCGCCACTTCGAGTCGCGGTATCCGCGCGACCCCGTGCAGTGGTCCCGCGACTTCCGCCTGACGAGCCTCGGCCTGGCCATGACCTGGGGCCTGCTGGCAGTCTTCTGCATGCAGAGATACGGCGTGGGCTCGGAGCTCGTCCTGGTGCTGCTGGTGACGACCGGCCTGGGCGGCGGGGTCATCAGCGCCCTGAGCGCCGACCTCCCGTTGGTCGTGCCTGTCCTCGTCACCATCCTCGGGCTGCCTGCTCTGGCGTCACTCGCGCTGCCGCCGCCGCAGGACCTGCAGTTGTCGGTGATGTTCGTCATCTACCTGGCGTACGGCCTGTCGCAGGCGCGCATCCAGAATCGCCAGTTCCGCAGCGAGCTGGCCGCCGCCGACCTGCTCGAGTCGCGTTCGCGCGAACTGGCCGTGGCCAAGCACCAGGCCGAGGCCGCCAGCGAAGCCAAGAGCCTCTTCCTGGCCAACATGAGCCACGAGATCCGCACGCCCATCAACGGGCTGCTGGGCATGACCGAGCTGGCGCTGGGGACCGGGATGACGCCGGAGCAGCGCGAGTACCTCGAACTGGCCCGCCACTCGGGACGCAACCTCCTGGCGCTGGTGAACGACCTGCTCGACTTCTCGCGCATCGAGGCCGGCAAGCTCGAACTGGATCCGCAGGATACCGACGTGCGCAACCTGGTCGGGCGCGCGGTCGATGCGCTCGTGGTGGGGAACGCCGGCGTTCACGTGCCGGTCACCTGGAAGGTCGACGAGTCGGTGCCGGCCCATTGCCGGCTCGATCCGCATCGCCTGCGGCAGGTCTTCACCAACCTGATCGGCAACGCCATCAAGTTCACGCGCACGGGCAGCATCGACGTCCGCGTACGGGCGGAGGCGCGCGACGACGGCGGCTGCTGGCTGGTGGGCGAGGTCGAGGACACGGGGATCGGCATCGCGGCCGACAAGATTGAGGCCATCTTCGGCAAGTTCGCGCAGGCCGACAGCTCGTTCGCACGCGAATTCGGCGGCGCGGGACTCGGGCTGGCCATCACGCGCCAGCTGGTCGAGTTGATGGGCGGCAGCATCTCGGTGCGCAGCACGCCGGGCAGCGGCAGCACCTTCAGTTTCCGCGTGGCGGCAGGTGCGGCGCGCCGGCAGGCAGAGGACGCGCCGGAGGCGGCGGCAGCCGCAGCGGCCAACGGTTTCGACATTCTCGTCGTCGAGGACAACGTGGTCAACAGCCGCTTCGTCGAGAAGCTGCTCGAACGGCGCGGTCACCGCGTGCAGGTGGCGGCCAACGGCCGCTTGGGCGTCGAGGCGAGTGCGGCCGCGAACTTCGACCTGATCCTCATGGATGTCCAGATGCCCGAGATGGACGGCCTGGCGGCTACCCGCGCGATCCGCGAGAGGGAATGCCGGACCGGCGTCCACGCGCCCATTGTCGCGTTGACGGCGCATGCATCGAGCGAGGACCGCGAGCGTTGCATGGCCGCAGGCATGGACGACTACCTCACCAAGCCCCTGCGTGTGCCCCTGCTCGACGCGATCCTCGAGCAGCTGACCGAGCTGCGCGACGGTGTCGCCGTCTAG
- a CDS encoding outer membrane protein transport protein: MRKRILTRATAAQLLPLALLLAAGLAHASGFSIYEAGSRATALGCAFTATADDGSALFYNAAGLSFQNGRSMDLNFVGVAPQFKFSGHLSQGDALSTGEAADRVYLVPGAYYTANPGGKVAYGIGVYAPFGLGVEWKDGANWVGRRISHDVAIETIYVTPAISYMAADGLALAIGVDVASQHLSLKKYTPEPQFGTNALETEIEGRSKMNLTPSLGLMYRPTSQWSFGAMYHFEKTMEFEDRTATLTNVQDPGETWAAALLSGLGGSEQLVSSELNLPSIMSLGVAYQASERLRLEGNYVRFGWSAFEKLALDFNTDALDQSIYFGYEDSWQVRFGGEYWASDSVSLMAGDVHDKTPQPLISVSPLLPDSDRNDSSFGVRYLHGNWDLNASYMVVVGVERTNIENGEPLRHTTDYPFGSYKSLANLFGVGLRYNF, encoded by the coding sequence ATGCGCAAGAGGATCCTGACGCGGGCGACCGCCGCGCAGTTGCTGCCCCTGGCACTGCTGCTGGCCGCCGGTCTTGCCCACGCGTCCGGCTTCAGCATCTACGAAGCCGGTTCGCGGGCCACGGCGCTCGGCTGCGCCTTCACGGCGACTGCCGACGACGGCTCGGCACTCTTCTACAACGCCGCCGGCCTGTCCTTCCAGAACGGCCGCAGCATGGACCTGAACTTCGTGGGTGTGGCCCCGCAGTTCAAGTTCTCCGGGCACCTCTCCCAGGGCGACGCCCTGTCGACGGGCGAAGCCGCCGACCGCGTGTACCTGGTGCCGGGCGCCTACTACACCGCCAATCCCGGCGGCAAGGTGGCGTATGGCATCGGTGTCTACGCGCCGTTCGGCCTGGGCGTGGAGTGGAAGGACGGCGCCAACTGGGTCGGCCGCCGCATCAGCCACGACGTGGCCATCGAGACCATCTACGTGACGCCGGCGATCAGCTACATGGCCGCCGACGGGCTGGCGCTGGCGATCGGCGTGGACGTGGCCTCGCAGCACCTGAGCCTGAAGAAGTACACGCCGGAGCCGCAGTTCGGCACGAACGCCCTCGAGACCGAGATCGAGGGGCGCAGCAAGATGAACCTGACGCCGTCGCTGGGCCTGATGTACCGGCCCACCTCCCAGTGGTCGTTCGGCGCGATGTACCACTTCGAGAAGACGATGGAATTCGAGGATCGCACCGCCACGCTGACCAACGTGCAGGATCCCGGCGAGACCTGGGCTGCCGCGCTTCTCAGCGGGCTGGGCGGCAGCGAACAGCTGGTCTCCTCCGAGCTGAACCTGCCTTCGATCATGTCGCTCGGCGTGGCCTACCAGGCCAGCGAACGGCTGCGGCTGGAAGGCAACTACGTGCGCTTCGGCTGGAGCGCCTTCGAGAAGCTGGCGCTCGACTTCAACACCGACGCCCTCGACCAGTCCATCTACTTCGGCTACGAGGATTCCTGGCAGGTCCGTTTCGGCGGCGAGTACTGGGCGAGCGACAGCGTGAGCCTGATGGCCGGTGACGTGCACGACAAGACGCCGCAGCCGCTGATCTCGGTCAGCCCGCTGCTGCCGGACAGCGACCGTAACGACTCCTCGTTCGGCGTGCGCTACCTGCACGGCAACTGGGACCTCAACGCCAGCTACATGGTGGTCGTGGGCGTCGAGCGCACGAACATCGAGAACGGCGAACCGCTCCGCCACACCACCGACTACCCGTTCGGTTCCTACAAATCACTGGCCAACCTGTTCGGGGTCGGCCTCCGCTACAACTTCTAG
- a CDS encoding rhomboid family intramembrane serine protease, translating into MRSYRTMNAGPFGGMGMTPGVKALLIANVAVFIVQTFMRDYVGRQVGPITEAFGFIPGRAIFGLEIWRFVTYMFLHGGFGHILFNMIGLWMFGAQIEAGWGRGPFLLYYLICGLGGAVTYGLFNVFGMEAFTPMIGASGALYGILLAYGMMFPEAVILIGLILPMKAKYAVVLFGLIELLSTIADNGSGVAHWAHLGGMGAGFIFLRLTIPSLRAGMGLRLPGRRLFGKRKLRVVRPETRTSQAPPSSGRPAGSPPPAADRSQVDAILDKISREGLDSLTPQEQEILRRAGRR; encoded by the coding sequence ATGCGCTCGTACCGGACCATGAATGCCGGCCCCTTCGGGGGCATGGGCATGACCCCGGGCGTCAAGGCCCTGCTGATCGCGAACGTGGCCGTCTTCATCGTGCAGACGTTCATGCGCGACTATGTGGGCCGGCAGGTAGGTCCGATCACCGAGGCGTTCGGGTTCATCCCGGGGCGGGCCATCTTCGGGCTCGAGATCTGGCGCTTCGTCACCTACATGTTCCTGCACGGGGGCTTCGGCCACATCCTGTTCAACATGATCGGCCTGTGGATGTTCGGCGCGCAGATCGAGGCAGGCTGGGGCCGCGGTCCGTTCCTGCTCTACTACCTGATCTGCGGCCTGGGTGGCGCCGTGACGTACGGCCTGTTCAACGTGTTCGGCATGGAAGCCTTCACGCCGATGATCGGCGCCTCGGGCGCGCTCTACGGCATCCTGCTGGCCTACGGCATGATGTTTCCCGAGGCCGTGATCCTGATCGGCCTGATCCTGCCGATGAAGGCCAAATACGCCGTGGTGCTGTTCGGCCTGATCGAACTGCTGAGCACCATTGCCGACAACGGCAGCGGCGTAGCGCACTGGGCGCACCTCGGCGGCATGGGCGCCGGCTTCATCTTCCTGCGCCTGACCATCCCCTCCCTGCGCGCCGGCATGGGCCTGCGCCTGCCGGGACGACGCTTGTTCGGCAAGCGCAAGCTTCGCGTGGTCCGCCCCGAGACGCGCACGTCACAGGCCCCGCCCTCGAGCGGAAGACCAGCGGGCAGCCCGCCGCCGGCCGCGGACCGTTCGCAGGTGGACGCCATCCTCGACAAGATCTCGCGCGAGGGGCTGGATAGCCTTACCCCCCAGGAGCAGGAGATCCTGCGCCGGGCCGGGCGCCGTTGA
- a CDS encoding class I SAM-dependent methyltransferase: MKHHLLRALMPFGVYPHINFTYSPFKILEYEAMLDWLPPAGSGTALDIGCGDGLQTMLLGRRFARTCGIDVNERFIGIARAHARAYGRRANLEFFAQPLEAIGFAPDTFDVVLSVCVLEHIPNHEEVLRECLRIMKPGARIVFSVDTLQTIDDPALVESHRRQHHVVRYFREDTLRELLERTGFVNLEFKPLFRSEMAPGLFTEGIREGFNFGRLRAPRLAAELRRAEAAMPANSPGTFLLARGERPR, translated from the coding sequence GTGAAGCACCACCTGCTCAGGGCCCTGATGCCGTTCGGGGTCTACCCGCACATCAACTTCACCTACAGCCCTTTCAAGATCCTCGAGTACGAGGCCATGCTGGACTGGCTGCCGCCGGCGGGAAGCGGCACGGCGCTGGACATCGGCTGTGGTGACGGGCTGCAAACGATGCTGCTCGGGCGCCGATTCGCGCGCACTTGCGGCATCGACGTCAACGAGCGGTTCATCGGGATCGCCCGCGCCCATGCCCGTGCCTACGGGCGGCGCGCGAACCTCGAGTTCTTCGCGCAGCCGCTCGAGGCGATCGGCTTCGCGCCGGACACGTTCGACGTTGTGCTCAGCGTCTGCGTGCTGGAGCATATTCCGAACCACGAGGAAGTGCTGCGCGAGTGCCTGCGCATCATGAAGCCCGGCGCGCGCATCGTCTTCTCGGTGGACACGTTGCAGACCATCGACGACCCGGCGCTGGTGGAGAGCCACCGCAGGCAGCACCATGTGGTGCGCTACTTCCGCGAGGACACGCTGCGCGAACTGCTCGAGCGCACGGGCTTCGTGAACCTGGAGTTCAAGCCGCTGTTCCGCAGTGAGATGGCGCCCGGGCTGTTCACCGAGGGCATTCGCGAAGGCTTCAATTTCGGGCGCCTGCGCGCGCCGCGCCTGGCGGCGGAACTGCGCCGTGCCGAGGCCGCGATGCCGGCGAATTCGCCCGGCACCTTCCTGCTCGCCCGGGGCGAGCGGCCGCGGTGA
- a CDS encoding glycosyltransferase family 2 protein, giving the protein MPGASGASSASGADAATDLSIVIVNWNTAPLLRDCLDSLPAACEGLTHEVLVVDNASRDGSADLVRTAFPGVTLLEAGANRGFAGGNNLALPRCRGAFVLLLNPDTVCPPGALARLVGFARDQERLGAVGPLLTDAEGTPTITWGWFPAPRHHWLGFVDPARRLRGPFWGERVVHVPARSEPSREVDYVAGACLLMPRAALDAVGPLDERFFLYFEETDWCLRARAAGLAVWYCADSEVVHLEGRAAATVSDFSLRQFQLSYRLFVRKHHGAAREFETRLAQFCEYGLKSLLRRLAALRGGPAATTNRALSRQYGDRARLQLVSRLDPRPPA; this is encoded by the coding sequence GTGCCGGGTGCATCCGGTGCATCCAGTGCGTCTGGCGCCGACGCCGCAACTGACCTCAGTATCGTCATCGTCAACTGGAACACGGCGCCCCTGCTGCGCGACTGCCTGGACTCGCTGCCCGCCGCCTGCGAAGGGCTGACGCACGAGGTGCTGGTGGTCGACAACGCCTCGCGCGACGGCTCGGCGGACCTGGTCAGGACCGCCTTTCCCGGCGTCACCCTGCTCGAGGCCGGCGCCAACCGCGGCTTTGCCGGCGGCAATAACCTGGCCCTGCCGCGGTGCCGCGGCGCGTTCGTGCTGCTGCTGAACCCGGACACGGTCTGCCCGCCCGGCGCGCTGGCCAGGCTGGTCGGCTTCGCGCGCGACCAAGAGCGCCTCGGCGCCGTGGGTCCCCTCCTGACCGACGCCGAAGGCACGCCGACGATCACCTGGGGCTGGTTTCCGGCGCCTCGCCACCACTGGCTCGGTTTTGTCGACCCGGCGCGCCGGCTGCGCGGCCCCTTCTGGGGCGAACGCGTGGTGCACGTGCCTGCCCGCAGCGAACCGTCGCGCGAAGTGGACTACGTGGCCGGCGCCTGCCTGCTGATGCCCCGCGCGGCCCTGGACGCAGTGGGCCCGCTGGACGAGCGGTTCTTCCTCTACTTCGAGGAGACCGACTGGTGCCTCCGGGCGCGGGCGGCCGGGCTGGCGGTGTGGTACTGCGCCGACAGCGAGGTCGTGCACCTGGAGGGACGCGCCGCGGCGACGGTCAGCGACTTCAGCCTGCGGCAGTTCCAGCTCAGCTACCGGCTGTTCGTGCGCAAGCACCACGGGGCGGCGAGGGAGTTCGAGACGCGCCTGGCCCAGTTCTGCGAGTATGGGCTGAAGAGCCTGCTGCGCCGGCTGGCGGCGCTGCGCGGCGGGCCGGCAGCAACGACGAACCGGGCGCTGTCCCGCCAGTACGGTGACCGCGCCCGGTTGCAGTTGGTCTCGCGCCTCGACCCGCGCCCACCCGCGTGA
- a CDS encoding Rne/Rng family ribonuclease gives MRKEIIINSSPHEIRIAMLEDGELVELLVEGADAKRIVGNVYKGKVTSVKPGLQAAFVDIGLERAGFLHASDLEHDDSDEEAPAPAPAPGGRGGPPGRRRQRHVPDIGNVLKVGDQILVQVTKEPISTKGPRLTADISLPGRYLVMMPKGRHIGVSRKIEDRRERVRLKQLLQSHRPAEGAFIIRTAATAVTEEGIKQDVDYLSSLFDKLYRSGQEVQAPALVHEDVGMVVALIRDIFKEDTARLVIDDHDDFVRLVNYVKMFAPELRGRIEEYKGDLPIFDQFEIEAEIKNTLDKRVWMKKGGYLIIEQTEALVSIDVNTGRFVGKRNQEDTILQTNMLAAREVARQLRLRDVGGIIVIDFIDMESESNKKRVFNELRLHLHRDRARHKVFQVSGLGLVEMSRQRVRPSLLSQLSDDCPYCTGTGKVLSMETMSNRIERLIQRIAVVTHESRLQIQANPVLALYLLEERPEQFRELSRAFDLELNVLDDATLHVEEFRIVSLTSGKDLIAEFEKKARGGR, from the coding sequence ATGCGAAAAGAAATCATCATCAACTCGTCCCCCCACGAGATCCGTATCGCCATGCTCGAAGACGGCGAACTCGTGGAGCTCCTGGTCGAGGGAGCGGACGCCAAGCGCATTGTCGGCAACGTCTACAAGGGCAAGGTCACCTCGGTCAAGCCCGGCCTGCAGGCCGCTTTCGTCGATATCGGGCTCGAGCGCGCGGGATTCCTGCACGCCTCGGACCTCGAGCATGACGACAGCGACGAGGAGGCGCCGGCGCCCGCGCCGGCTCCCGGAGGCCGCGGCGGTCCGCCGGGTCGCCGTCGACAGCGCCACGTGCCGGACATCGGCAACGTCCTGAAGGTCGGCGACCAGATCCTCGTGCAGGTCACCAAGGAACCCATCAGCACCAAGGGACCCCGCCTGACGGCCGACATCAGCCTGCCGGGCCGCTACCTGGTGATGATGCCCAAGGGGCGCCACATCGGCGTCTCGCGGAAGATCGAGGACCGCCGCGAACGGGTGCGGCTCAAGCAGCTCCTGCAGTCCCACCGCCCGGCCGAGGGCGCCTTCATCATCCGCACCGCGGCGACCGCCGTCACCGAAGAGGGCATCAAGCAGGACGTCGACTACCTCAGCAGCCTGTTCGACAAGCTCTACCGCTCCGGACAGGAAGTGCAGGCGCCGGCCCTGGTCCACGAGGACGTGGGCATGGTCGTGGCCCTGATCCGCGACATCTTCAAGGAAGACACCGCCCGCCTGGTGATCGACGACCACGACGACTTCGTGCGCCTGGTCAACTACGTCAAGATGTTCGCGCCCGAGCTGCGCGGCCGCATCGAGGAATACAAGGGCGACCTGCCCATTTTCGACCAGTTCGAGATCGAAGCCGAGATCAAGAACACGCTCGACAAGCGCGTCTGGATGAAGAAGGGCGGCTACCTGATCATCGAGCAGACCGAAGCGCTGGTGTCGATCGACGTCAACACCGGTCGCTTCGTCGGCAAGCGCAACCAGGAAGACACCATCCTGCAGACGAACATGCTGGCCGCGCGCGAGGTGGCGCGCCAGCTGCGGCTGCGCGATGTCGGCGGCATCATCGTCATCGACTTCATCGACATGGAGAGCGAGAGCAACAAGAAGCGCGTCTTCAACGAGCTCCGCCTGCACCTGCACCGCGACCGCGCGCGCCACAAGGTGTTCCAGGTCAGCGGCCTGGGCCTGGTCGAGATGAGCCGGCAGCGCGTGCGGCCATCGCTGCTCTCGCAGCTGTCGGACGACTGCCCGTACTGCACGGGCACCGGCAAGGTCCTCTCGATGGAGACGATGAGCAACCGCATCGAGCGGCTCATCCAGCGCATCGCCGTGGTCACGCACGAGTCGCGCCTGCAGATCCAGGCCAACCCGGTGCTGGCGCTCTACCTGCTCGAGGAACGTCCCGAGCAGTTCCGCGAGCTGTCGCGCGCATTCGACCTCGAGCTCAACGTCCTGGACGATGCCACGCTGCACGTGGAGGAGTTCCGCATCGTCAGCCTGACGTCGGGCAAGGACCTGATCGCGGAATTCGAGAAGAAGGCGCGGGGCGGGCGCTAG